From a single Candidatus Defluviilinea gracilis genomic region:
- a CDS encoding response regulator transcription factor codes for MAQNNQNNRISVIIVDDHEVVRNGIRSYIETVKEFQVVGEAASGEAALKLISDYIPDIVLLDLIMPGMDGVETTRRIKQISPRTQIVVLTSYHEDVHIFPALKAGAISYILKDMKMEKLVEALHRAAQKEVTLHPLVAARVLQNIRSENGDEQPLFTELTERELDVLRLIANGMTNSQIAEKLVISENTVKGHVSNILSKLHLADRTQVAVYAWQKGLVNREQLARK; via the coding sequence ATGGCACAAAATAATCAAAACAACCGAATCAGCGTCATCATTGTGGACGATCACGAGGTGGTGCGGAACGGAATCCGTTCCTACATCGAAACCGTAAAAGAATTTCAGGTGGTTGGCGAAGCCGCCTCCGGCGAAGCCGCGCTCAAACTGATCTCTGATTACATCCCCGATATCGTTCTCCTTGATCTTATCATGCCCGGCATGGACGGCGTGGAGACTACGCGGCGCATCAAACAGATCAGCCCGCGCACGCAGATCGTGGTGCTGACTTCCTATCACGAGGATGTGCACATCTTCCCCGCGTTGAAGGCAGGCGCGATCTCCTATATCCTGAAAGATATGAAAATGGAAAAGTTGGTAGAGGCGTTACACCGCGCCGCGCAAAAAGAAGTGACATTGCATCCGCTGGTGGCGGCGCGCGTCCTGCAAAACATCCGCAGTGAGAACGGCGACGAACAGCCGCTCTTCACCGAACTCACCGAACGCGAACTGGATGTGCTGCGCCTGATCGCCAACGGAATGACCAACAGCCAGATCGCGGAGAAACTGGTCATCAGCGAGAACACAGTCAAGGGACACGTGAGCAACATCCTCAGCAAACTGCATCTCGCCGACCGCACGCAGGTCGCAGTGTACGCCTGGCAAAAGGGACTGGTCAACCGCGAGCAACTCGCGCGAAAATAA